A single genomic interval of Cataglyphis hispanica isolate Lineage 1 chromosome 25, ULB_Chis1_1.0, whole genome shotgun sequence harbors:
- the LOC126858506 gene encoding atlastin isoform X5, producing MKAEKAPMTTLDENVNRIPREEQHKTTENMDNLGKSDRIERIAPMNAQTLDTSSNEGRPVQVVLAHPDHTFELDEEALSEILLHDDVKDRSVVVVSVAGAFRKGKSFLLDFFLRYMNCKYTQNNTDNTDSWLGAEDEPLSGFSWRGGSERDTTGILMWSKVYPTTLANGEKIAVILMDTQGAFDSQSTVRDCATVFALSTMLSSVQIYNLSQNIQEDDLQHLQLFTEYGRLALESSDSTPFQRLQFLVRDWVYPYEADYGAEGGKKLLNKRLEISDRQHAELQSLRKHIKSCFSDISCFLMPHPGLEIATNPKFDGRLSEIQSEFKKQLKVLIPMILAPENLVTKKINGQVVKAKDLLEYFKSYINLYKGDELPEPKSMLVATAEANNLTAVAEAKDLYLHMMENVCGGGKPFLATAHLESEHHHCMDSALRQFQNKRKMGGEEFSQIYMEKLIKDMEDAFLQFKAHNESKNIFKAARTPAVFFAIAVTMYILSGIFGLVGLYTIANVCNLIMGIGLLTLVLWAYIRYSGEFREIGTQIDDLANKIWENCTNEKRYLKKVWLCAHLCYKLTYKLRYLILSIVIIVFAIPICHFTYLDLCRHGYI from the exons ATAATTTAGGGAAAAGCGATCGAATAGAAAGGATTGCGCCGATGAATGCACAAACGCTGGACACATCATCGAACGAGGGGCGGCCTGTCCAAGTAGTACTTGCCCATCCAGATCATACCTTCGAATTAGATGAAGAGGCGTTATCTGAAATTCTTTTACATGACGATGTGAAAGATAGAAGTGTGGTTGTGGTGTCTGTTGCAGGTGCCTTCAGAAAAGGCAAAAGTTttcttcttgatttttttcttcgttacaTGAATTGCAAG TACACGCAAAATAATACCGATAATACTGATTCTTGGTTGGGTGCTGAAGATGAACCGTTGAGCGGTTTTTCGTGGAGGGGCGGTTCTGAAAGGGACACTACGGGAATACTGATGTGGTCGAAGGTTTATCCTACTACCTTGGCAAACGGTGAGAAGATCGCAGTGATTCTTATGGACACTCAAGGCGCGTTTGACAGTCAATCCACGGTGCGGGACTGCGCGACAGTCTTCGCGTTGAGTACAATGCTGTCCTCCGTGCAAATATACAATCTGTCACAAAACATCCAGGAGGACGATCTTCAGCATTTACAATTATTCACCGAGTACGGTAGATTGGCGCTGGAGAGCTCTGATAGTACACCTTTTCAgagattacaatttttagtcaGGGATTGGGTTTATCCGTATGAGGCTGATTATGGGGCGGAAGGCGGAAAAAAATTGCTCAACAAGAGACTGGAAATCTCCGACAGGCAGCATGCGGAATTACAAAGCTTGCGAAAGCACATTAAGTCCTGCTTTTCGGATATATCTTGTTTCCTTATGCCACATCCCGGTCTGGAAATCGCAACGAATCCAAAATTTGACGGTAGATTATCCGAAATACAGTCAGAGTTCAAAAAACAGTTGAAAGTGCTCATACCAATGATATTGGCACCAGAAAATCTAGTAACTAAGAAAATTAATGGTCAGGTCGTGAAAGCGAAAGATCTGttggaatatttcaaaagttacattaatctttataaaggAGATGAACTTCCTGAACCGAAAAGTATGCTTGtg gcTACAGCAGAAGCTAATAATTTAACAGCTGTAGCTGAAGCTAAAGATTTGTACCTTCATATGATGGAAAATGTGTGCGGTGGAGGAAAACCGTTTTTAGCGACCGCGCACTTAGAATCAGAACATCATCATTGTATGGACTCGGCTCTTCGCCAATTCCAAAATAAACGAAAGATGGGTGGAGAAGAATtcagtcaaatatatatggaaaaattgattaaG gatatggAAGACGCTTTCTTACAATTCAAAGCACACAACGAAAGCAAAAACATCTTTAAAGCAGCACGAACGCCGGCAGTATTTTTCGCGATTGCCGTtactatgtatattttgtccGGAATATTTGGTCTTGTTGGTTTATACACAATAGCGAATGTATGCAATCTTATTATGGGTATCGGCCTCCTCACCCTTGTTTTATGGGCATATATAAg ATATAGTGGAGAATTCAGAGAAATTGGCACACAAATAGATGACTTAGCCAATAAAATATGGGAAAAT TGTACTAATGAAAAACGATATTTGAAAAAg GTCTGGCTATGTGCTCatctttgttataaattaacgtATAAATTAAGATACCTGATCCTTTCCATTGTCATAATTGTATTTGCAATACCTATATGTCATTTTACTTATCTTGATCTTTGTAGACATGGCTATATATGA
- the LOC126858506 gene encoding atlastin isoform X4 has protein sequence MADIGQHKQNGNHGSSYVAEKAPMTTLDENVNRIPREEQHKTTENMDNLGKSDRIERIAPMNAQTLDTSSNEGRPVQVVLAHPDHTFELDEEALSEILLHDDVKDRSVVVVSVAGAFRKGKSFLLDFFLRYMNCKYTQNNTDNTDSWLGAEDEPLSGFSWRGGSERDTTGILMWSKVYPTTLANGEKIAVILMDTQGAFDSQSTVRDCATVFALSTMLSSVQIYNLSQNIQEDDLQHLQLFTEYGRLALESSDSTPFQRLQFLVRDWVYPYEADYGAEGGKKLLNKRLEISDRQHAELQSLRKHIKSCFSDISCFLMPHPGLEIATNPKFDGRLSEIQSEFKKQLKVLIPMILAPENLVTKKINGQVVKAKDLLEYFKSYINLYKGDELPEPKSMLVATAEANNLTAVAEAKDLYLHMMENVCGGGKPFLATAHLESEHHHCMDSALRQFQNKRKMGGEEFSQIYMEKLIKDMEDAFLQFKAHNESKNIFKAARTPAVFFAIAVTMYILSGIFGLVGLYTIANVCNLIMGIGLLTLVLWAYIRYSGEFREIGTQIDDLANKIWENCTNEKRYLKKVWLCAHLCYKLTYKLRYLILSIVIIVFAIPICHFTYLDLCRHGYI, from the exons ATAATTTAGGGAAAAGCGATCGAATAGAAAGGATTGCGCCGATGAATGCACAAACGCTGGACACATCATCGAACGAGGGGCGGCCTGTCCAAGTAGTACTTGCCCATCCAGATCATACCTTCGAATTAGATGAAGAGGCGTTATCTGAAATTCTTTTACATGACGATGTGAAAGATAGAAGTGTGGTTGTGGTGTCTGTTGCAGGTGCCTTCAGAAAAGGCAAAAGTTttcttcttgatttttttcttcgttacaTGAATTGCAAG TACACGCAAAATAATACCGATAATACTGATTCTTGGTTGGGTGCTGAAGATGAACCGTTGAGCGGTTTTTCGTGGAGGGGCGGTTCTGAAAGGGACACTACGGGAATACTGATGTGGTCGAAGGTTTATCCTACTACCTTGGCAAACGGTGAGAAGATCGCAGTGATTCTTATGGACACTCAAGGCGCGTTTGACAGTCAATCCACGGTGCGGGACTGCGCGACAGTCTTCGCGTTGAGTACAATGCTGTCCTCCGTGCAAATATACAATCTGTCACAAAACATCCAGGAGGACGATCTTCAGCATTTACAATTATTCACCGAGTACGGTAGATTGGCGCTGGAGAGCTCTGATAGTACACCTTTTCAgagattacaatttttagtcaGGGATTGGGTTTATCCGTATGAGGCTGATTATGGGGCGGAAGGCGGAAAAAAATTGCTCAACAAGAGACTGGAAATCTCCGACAGGCAGCATGCGGAATTACAAAGCTTGCGAAAGCACATTAAGTCCTGCTTTTCGGATATATCTTGTTTCCTTATGCCACATCCCGGTCTGGAAATCGCAACGAATCCAAAATTTGACGGTAGATTATCCGAAATACAGTCAGAGTTCAAAAAACAGTTGAAAGTGCTCATACCAATGATATTGGCACCAGAAAATCTAGTAACTAAGAAAATTAATGGTCAGGTCGTGAAAGCGAAAGATCTGttggaatatttcaaaagttacattaatctttataaaggAGATGAACTTCCTGAACCGAAAAGTATGCTTGtg gcTACAGCAGAAGCTAATAATTTAACAGCTGTAGCTGAAGCTAAAGATTTGTACCTTCATATGATGGAAAATGTGTGCGGTGGAGGAAAACCGTTTTTAGCGACCGCGCACTTAGAATCAGAACATCATCATTGTATGGACTCGGCTCTTCGCCAATTCCAAAATAAACGAAAGATGGGTGGAGAAGAATtcagtcaaatatatatggaaaaattgattaaG gatatggAAGACGCTTTCTTACAATTCAAAGCACACAACGAAAGCAAAAACATCTTTAAAGCAGCACGAACGCCGGCAGTATTTTTCGCGATTGCCGTtactatgtatattttgtccGGAATATTTGGTCTTGTTGGTTTATACACAATAGCGAATGTATGCAATCTTATTATGGGTATCGGCCTCCTCACCCTTGTTTTATGGGCATATATAAg ATATAGTGGAGAATTCAGAGAAATTGGCACACAAATAGATGACTTAGCCAATAAAATATGGGAAAAT TGTACTAATGAAAAACGATATTTGAAAAAg GTCTGGCTATGTGCTCatctttgttataaattaacgtATAAATTAAGATACCTGATCCTTTCCATTGTCATAATTGTATTTGCAATACCTATATGTCATTTTACTTATCTTGATCTTTGTAGACATGGCTATATATGA
- the LOC126858506 gene encoding atlastin isoform X6 — MTTLDENVNRIPREEQHKTTENMDNLGKSDRIERIAPMNAQTLDTSSNEGRPVQVVLAHPDHTFELDEEALSEILLHDDVKDRSVVVVSVAGAFRKGKSFLLDFFLRYMNCKYTQNNTDNTDSWLGAEDEPLSGFSWRGGSERDTTGILMWSKVYPTTLANGEKIAVILMDTQGAFDSQSTVRDCATVFALSTMLSSVQIYNLSQNIQEDDLQHLQLFTEYGRLALESSDSTPFQRLQFLVRDWVYPYEADYGAEGGKKLLNKRLEISDRQHAELQSLRKHIKSCFSDISCFLMPHPGLEIATNPKFDGRLSEIQSEFKKQLKVLIPMILAPENLVTKKINGQVVKAKDLLEYFKSYINLYKGDELPEPKSMLVATAEANNLTAVAEAKDLYLHMMENVCGGGKPFLATAHLESEHHHCMDSALRQFQNKRKMGGEEFSQIYMEKLIKDMEDAFLQFKAHNESKNIFKAARTPAVFFAIAVTMYILSGIFGLVGLYTIANVCNLIMGIGLLTLVLWAYIRYSGEFREIGTQIDDLANKIWENCTNEKRYLKKVWLCAHLCYKLTYKLRYLILSIVIIVFAIPICHFTYLDLCRHGYI, encoded by the exons ATAATTTAGGGAAAAGCGATCGAATAGAAAGGATTGCGCCGATGAATGCACAAACGCTGGACACATCATCGAACGAGGGGCGGCCTGTCCAAGTAGTACTTGCCCATCCAGATCATACCTTCGAATTAGATGAAGAGGCGTTATCTGAAATTCTTTTACATGACGATGTGAAAGATAGAAGTGTGGTTGTGGTGTCTGTTGCAGGTGCCTTCAGAAAAGGCAAAAGTTttcttcttgatttttttcttcgttacaTGAATTGCAAG TACACGCAAAATAATACCGATAATACTGATTCTTGGTTGGGTGCTGAAGATGAACCGTTGAGCGGTTTTTCGTGGAGGGGCGGTTCTGAAAGGGACACTACGGGAATACTGATGTGGTCGAAGGTTTATCCTACTACCTTGGCAAACGGTGAGAAGATCGCAGTGATTCTTATGGACACTCAAGGCGCGTTTGACAGTCAATCCACGGTGCGGGACTGCGCGACAGTCTTCGCGTTGAGTACAATGCTGTCCTCCGTGCAAATATACAATCTGTCACAAAACATCCAGGAGGACGATCTTCAGCATTTACAATTATTCACCGAGTACGGTAGATTGGCGCTGGAGAGCTCTGATAGTACACCTTTTCAgagattacaatttttagtcaGGGATTGGGTTTATCCGTATGAGGCTGATTATGGGGCGGAAGGCGGAAAAAAATTGCTCAACAAGAGACTGGAAATCTCCGACAGGCAGCATGCGGAATTACAAAGCTTGCGAAAGCACATTAAGTCCTGCTTTTCGGATATATCTTGTTTCCTTATGCCACATCCCGGTCTGGAAATCGCAACGAATCCAAAATTTGACGGTAGATTATCCGAAATACAGTCAGAGTTCAAAAAACAGTTGAAAGTGCTCATACCAATGATATTGGCACCAGAAAATCTAGTAACTAAGAAAATTAATGGTCAGGTCGTGAAAGCGAAAGATCTGttggaatatttcaaaagttacattaatctttataaaggAGATGAACTTCCTGAACCGAAAAGTATGCTTGtg gcTACAGCAGAAGCTAATAATTTAACAGCTGTAGCTGAAGCTAAAGATTTGTACCTTCATATGATGGAAAATGTGTGCGGTGGAGGAAAACCGTTTTTAGCGACCGCGCACTTAGAATCAGAACATCATCATTGTATGGACTCGGCTCTTCGCCAATTCCAAAATAAACGAAAGATGGGTGGAGAAGAATtcagtcaaatatatatggaaaaattgattaaG gatatggAAGACGCTTTCTTACAATTCAAAGCACACAACGAAAGCAAAAACATCTTTAAAGCAGCACGAACGCCGGCAGTATTTTTCGCGATTGCCGTtactatgtatattttgtccGGAATATTTGGTCTTGTTGGTTTATACACAATAGCGAATGTATGCAATCTTATTATGGGTATCGGCCTCCTCACCCTTGTTTTATGGGCATATATAAg ATATAGTGGAGAATTCAGAGAAATTGGCACACAAATAGATGACTTAGCCAATAAAATATGGGAAAAT TGTACTAATGAAAAACGATATTTGAAAAAg GTCTGGCTATGTGCTCatctttgttataaattaacgtATAAATTAAGATACCTGATCCTTTCCATTGTCATAATTGTATTTGCAATACCTATATGTCATTTTACTTATCTTGATCTTTGTAGACATGGCTATATATGA
- the LOC126858532 gene encoding peptidyl-prolyl cis-trans isomerase FKBP4-like, translated as MPLIVGATMQWESADKSIGKIVLKPAVYTKKATEHSMCNVLVDKLDVKGASNKDLIEKYHTDILNSEGEKVLIIGEASAEIDRKIENAIQMMNIHERSLVTITMPAIQSEINSESIIVKFQITLIKCERNKPIWELNAEEKYEIALKYKERGIELFKDLRITDAFYKFSRACKILITLEPIPDLELDKQLESNINNLRLMLYNNMAMCHLNRKNYEHTITLCTKILDKDKNNVKALYRRGVAYGNMKNNEKAVADIKEVLTLEPNNNAAKEKFNIYNDRLQESVQRSNDMIKRMFKTY; from the coding sequence ATGCCATTAATAGTAGGCGCGACAATGCAATGGGAATCGGCGGACAAAAGTATAGGGAAAATCGTACTAAAGCCGGCAGTATATACTAAGAAAGCAACAGAACACTCCATGTGTAACGTTCTTGTAGACAAGCTAGATGTTAAAGGAGCATCAAACAAAgatttgatagaaaaatatcatactGACATTCTCAATAGTGAGGGCGAGAAAGTGTTAATCATAGGAGAAGCAAGCGCagaaattgatagaaaaattgagaatGCAATTCAAATGATGAATATCCATGAGAGAAGTCTTGTTACCATCACTATGCCTGCAATACAATCAGAAATTAATAGCGAATCTATAATAGTCAAGTTTCAGATTACATTGATAAAATGTGAGCGTAATAAACCAATCTGGGAGTTGAATGCAGAAGAGAAGTATGAAATAGCCCTAAAGTACAAAGAAAGAGGTATTGAATTATTCAAGGACTTAAGAATTACAGATGCATTTTACAAATTCAGCAGAGcttgcaaaattttgataacattAGAACCAATACCAGACTTAGAATTAGACAAGCAATTAGAatccaatattaataatctgagACTTATGCTGTACAACAATATGGCTATGTGTCATCTAAATCGAAAGAACTATGAACATACCATTACTTTATGTACTAAAATATTGGATAAGGATAAGAATAATGTTAAGGCTTTATATAGAAGAGGGGTGGCATatggaaatatgaaaaataatgaaaaagctGTAGCAGATATAAAGGAAGTACTTACCTTAGAACCTAATAATAATGCagcaaaagagaaatttaatatttataacgacAGATTACAGGAATCAGTTCAGAGGAGCaatgatatgataaaaagaatgtttaaaacttattaa
- the LOC126858528 gene encoding retinol dehydrogenase 13-like isoform X1, with protein sequence MRWKLPKPFFYASVAATTVAVSYLTKDYMGGTKYTGKESLVNKVVIVTGANTGIGRETVLELAKRDAKVIMACRDMKKCEKARQEIVFETKNKYVYCRKCDLASQESIRKFVKQFKNEHDKLHILINNAGVMRCPKSYTKEGIEMQLGVNYIGHFLLTNLLLDVLKTSAPSRIVNVSSASYYRGKINMTDLNSDKEYDAGNAYTQSKLAIIFFTRELANKLRGTGVTVNAVHPGIVDTNITRHMFVYNNFFIRIFLKPFAWPFIRAPLQGAQTVLYAALDPSLTDVSGCYFDNCEMKEVAEEAKNDNLAKWLWKVSEKWTQLDVQLRWM encoded by the exons ATGCGTTGGAAACTTCCAAAACCTTTTTTTTACGCTTCTGTGGCAGCGACTACTGTCGCCGTATCATATTTGACAAA AGATTATATGGGCGGTACAAAATATACTGGCAAAGAGAGCTTAGTCAACAAAGTTGTTATTGTGACAGGAGCTAATACTGGTATTGGAAGGGAAACAGTCTTAGAATTAGCTAAACGTGATGCAAAAGTTATCATGGCATGCagagatatgaaaaaatgtgaaaag GCACGTCAAGAAATTGTATTtgaaacgaaaaataaatatgtatactgtAGGAAGTGTGATCTGGCATCACAAGAAAGTATTAGAAAATTTGTCAAGCAGTTTAAGAATG aaCATGATAAACTtcatatacttattaataatgctGGTGTAATGAGATGTCCAAAGAGTTATACCAAAGAAGGTATCGAAATGCAGCTTGGAGTTAATTATATAGGACATTTCTTGCTTACAAATTTACTTTTGGATGTTTTAAAAACGTCTGCACCATCCAGAATTGTGAATGTATCAAGTGCCTCTTATTATAGaggcaaaataaatatgacagaTTTAAATAGCGATAAAGAGTACGATGCTGGTAATGCTTATACACAAAGTAAATTAGCCATCATTTTTTTCACTAGAGAATTGGCAAACAAATTGAGag GAACTGGTGTTACTGTGAATGCTGTTCATCCTGGTATAGTGGATACAAATATAACACGACATATGTTTGTATACAACAACTTCTTTATACGAATATTTCTGAAACCATTTGCTTGGCCGTTTATTAGAGCGCCTCTGCAAGGAGCGCAAACTGTTTTGTATGCAGCATTAGATCCTAGTCTTACAGATGTTTCTGGCTGTTATTTCGA CAATTGCGAAATGAAGGAAGTAGCAGAGGAAGCCAAAAATGATAATCTGGCAAAGTGGCTGTGGAAAGTTAGTGAAAAATGGACACAATTAGATGTGCAATTAAGG tggATGTAA
- the LOC126858528 gene encoding retinol dehydrogenase 13-like isoform X2 — protein sequence MNIYIIDYMGGTKYTGKESLVNKVVIVTGANTGIGRETVLELAKRDAKVIMACRDMKKCEKARQEIVFETKNKYVYCRKCDLASQESIRKFVKQFKNEHDKLHILINNAGVMRCPKSYTKEGIEMQLGVNYIGHFLLTNLLLDVLKTSAPSRIVNVSSASYYRGKINMTDLNSDKEYDAGNAYTQSKLAIIFFTRELANKLRGTGVTVNAVHPGIVDTNITRHMFVYNNFFIRIFLKPFAWPFIRAPLQGAQTVLYAALDPSLTDVSGCYFDNCEMKEVAEEAKNDNLAKWLWKVSEKWTQLDVQLRVQ from the exons atgaatatctatataat AGATTATATGGGCGGTACAAAATATACTGGCAAAGAGAGCTTAGTCAACAAAGTTGTTATTGTGACAGGAGCTAATACTGGTATTGGAAGGGAAACAGTCTTAGAATTAGCTAAACGTGATGCAAAAGTTATCATGGCATGCagagatatgaaaaaatgtgaaaag GCACGTCAAGAAATTGTATTtgaaacgaaaaataaatatgtatactgtAGGAAGTGTGATCTGGCATCACAAGAAAGTATTAGAAAATTTGTCAAGCAGTTTAAGAATG aaCATGATAAACTtcatatacttattaataatgctGGTGTAATGAGATGTCCAAAGAGTTATACCAAAGAAGGTATCGAAATGCAGCTTGGAGTTAATTATATAGGACATTTCTTGCTTACAAATTTACTTTTGGATGTTTTAAAAACGTCTGCACCATCCAGAATTGTGAATGTATCAAGTGCCTCTTATTATAGaggcaaaataaatatgacagaTTTAAATAGCGATAAAGAGTACGATGCTGGTAATGCTTATACACAAAGTAAATTAGCCATCATTTTTTTCACTAGAGAATTGGCAAACAAATTGAGag GAACTGGTGTTACTGTGAATGCTGTTCATCCTGGTATAGTGGATACAAATATAACACGACATATGTTTGTATACAACAACTTCTTTATACGAATATTTCTGAAACCATTTGCTTGGCCGTTTATTAGAGCGCCTCTGCAAGGAGCGCAAACTGTTTTGTATGCAGCATTAGATCCTAGTCTTACAGATGTTTCTGGCTGTTATTTCGA CAATTGCGAAATGAAGGAAGTAGCAGAGGAAGCCAAAAATGATAATCTGGCAAAGTGGCTGTGGAAAGTTAGTGAAAAATGGACACAATTAGATGTGCAATTAAGGGtacaataa
- the LOC126858528 gene encoding retinol dehydrogenase 13-like isoform X3, whose amino-acid sequence MGGTKYTGKESLVNKVVIVTGANTGIGRETVLELAKRDAKVIMACRDMKKCEKARQEIVFETKNKYVYCRKCDLASQESIRKFVKQFKNEHDKLHILINNAGVMRCPKSYTKEGIEMQLGVNYIGHFLLTNLLLDVLKTSAPSRIVNVSSASYYRGKINMTDLNSDKEYDAGNAYTQSKLAIIFFTRELANKLRGTGVTVNAVHPGIVDTNITRHMFVYNNFFIRIFLKPFAWPFIRAPLQGAQTVLYAALDPSLTDVSGCYFDNCEMKEVAEEAKNDNLAKWLWKVSEKWTQLDVQLRVQ is encoded by the exons ATGGGCGGTACAAAATATACTGGCAAAGAGAGCTTAGTCAACAAAGTTGTTATTGTGACAGGAGCTAATACTGGTATTGGAAGGGAAACAGTCTTAGAATTAGCTAAACGTGATGCAAAAGTTATCATGGCATGCagagatatgaaaaaatgtgaaaag GCACGTCAAGAAATTGTATTtgaaacgaaaaataaatatgtatactgtAGGAAGTGTGATCTGGCATCACAAGAAAGTATTAGAAAATTTGTCAAGCAGTTTAAGAATG aaCATGATAAACTtcatatacttattaataatgctGGTGTAATGAGATGTCCAAAGAGTTATACCAAAGAAGGTATCGAAATGCAGCTTGGAGTTAATTATATAGGACATTTCTTGCTTACAAATTTACTTTTGGATGTTTTAAAAACGTCTGCACCATCCAGAATTGTGAATGTATCAAGTGCCTCTTATTATAGaggcaaaataaatatgacagaTTTAAATAGCGATAAAGAGTACGATGCTGGTAATGCTTATACACAAAGTAAATTAGCCATCATTTTTTTCACTAGAGAATTGGCAAACAAATTGAGag GAACTGGTGTTACTGTGAATGCTGTTCATCCTGGTATAGTGGATACAAATATAACACGACATATGTTTGTATACAACAACTTCTTTATACGAATATTTCTGAAACCATTTGCTTGGCCGTTTATTAGAGCGCCTCTGCAAGGAGCGCAAACTGTTTTGTATGCAGCATTAGATCCTAGTCTTACAGATGTTTCTGGCTGTTATTTCGA CAATTGCGAAATGAAGGAAGTAGCAGAGGAAGCCAAAAATGATAATCTGGCAAAGTGGCTGTGGAAAGTTAGTGAAAAATGGACACAATTAGATGTGCAATTAAGGGtacaataa
- the LOC126858535 gene encoding E3 ubiquitin-protein ligase SIAH1-like produces MSQLNISTGKRGRGIASTSASTVSALSSSTDLASLFECPVCFDYVLPPILQCQSGHLVCTNCRPKLSCCPTCRGPLGNIRNLAMEKVASNVMFPCKYSTSGCTVSLVHTEKADHEDACEFRPYSCPCPGASCKWQGSLEQVMSHLMMSHKSITTLQGEDIVFLATDINLPGAVDWVMMQSCFGHHFMLVLEKQEKYDGHQQFFAIVQLIGSRKQAENFAYRLELNGHRRRLTWEAMPRSIHEGVSSAILNSDCLVFDTSIAQLFADNGNLGINVTISMA; encoded by the exons ATGTCCCAGTTAAATATCAGCACGGGTAAACGAGGCAGGGGGATAGCGAGTACCTCCGCATCGACGGTATCTGCGTTGAGTAGTTCCACTGATTTGGCAAGTCTCTTCGAGTGCCCCGTCTGTTTTGACTATGTGCTTCCACCGATTTTACAATGTCAGAGTGGGCATCTCGTTTGCACAAATTGCCGACCAAAACTCTCATGCTGCCCCACATGCAGGGGTCCGCTAG GTAACATCCGTAATCTGGCTATGGAAAAAGTAGCGAGTAATGTGATGTTTCCTTGTAAATATTCCACCAGTGGCTGCACAGTTTCATTGGTGCATACTGAGAAGGCAGATCATGAAGATGCATGCGAGTTCCGTCCATACAGCTGTCCTTGCCCAGGTGCATCTTGTAAATGGCAGGGATCGCTAGAACAAGTAATGTCTCATCTTATGATGAGTCACAAAAGTATTACAACCTTACaag GAGAAGACATTGTTTTTTTGGCAACTGATATTAATCTTCCTGGAGCTGTGGATTGGGTAATGATGCAATCCTGTTTTGGCCATCACTTTATGCTAGTGCTTGAGAAACAAGAGAAATATGATGGACATCAACAGTTCTTTGCAATTGTACAATTGATTGGTTCAAGGAAGCAAGCAGAGAACTTTGCTTACAg ATTAGAATTGAATGGTCATAGAAGGCGTCTCACGTGGGAAGCGATGCCGCGCTCTATTCACGAGGGGGTATCGTCTGCGATTTTAAATTCTGACTGCCTTGTATTTGACACCTCCATTGCCCAATTATTTGCTGACAATGGAAATCTAGGAATTAACGTTACAATTTCTATGGCCTGA
- the LOC126858534 gene encoding RNA-binding protein squid-like — MASAMDFQGEKTNGHDQPGVHQNSQESAGQQNQGQYHQQQQQQHGQQQQATAGIPGKDDERKLFVGGLSRSTTDKELHEHFSKFGEIESISVKVDPHTGVSRGFAFMVFANPKTIDKLLASGEHYINKRKVDPKRVSKKPQHGKVFVGGLTPEITDEDIKTHFGQYGTIVELQAPFDKVKNQRKGFCFITFDSKEVVYKLLKTPKQTINGKEVDVKKVKVNPDPRNQGFWAPGYGYGYGGGYYLPDYNGYHSGYDDMYTNYDYAGYDGYDNMGYGPKPRGNGPGPRQFQRHQPY; from the exons ATGGCGTCAGCCATGGACTTTCAAGGCGAGAAGACTAACGGACATGATCAACCAGGTGTCCACCAGAATAGTCAGGAAAGCGCGGGCCAGCAGAATCAAGGCCAATACCaccagcagcaacagcagcagcatgGCCAGCAGCAGCAAGCTACAGCCGGTATCCCTGGCAAGGACGACGAGCGCAAGCTCTTCGTTGGCGGATTGTCTCGTAGCACCACCGACAAAGAGTTGCATGAACACTTCAGCAAATTTGGCGAGATCGAGAGTATCTCCGTCAAGGTCGATCCCCACACCGGTGTCTCACGCGGCTTCGCCTTCATGGTGTTCGCCAATCCCAAGACCATCGATAAGCTGCTCGCGTCCGGCGAGCATTATATTAACAAGCGTAAG GTGGATCCAAAGCGAGTGAGCAAAAAACCTCAACATGGTAAAGTCTTTGTGGGTGGTCTCACACCAGAGATCACGGACGAAGATATTAAAACTCATTTTGGACAATACGGCACCATCGTCGAGCTACAAGCACCTTTCGACAAAGTCAAAAATCAACGGAAGGGTTTCTGTTTTATCACATTTGACTCGAAGGAGGTTGTGTATAAGTTACTAAAAACACCTAAACAGACAATAAACGGTAAGGAGGTAGATGTTAAAAAGGTGAAGGTTAATCCAGATCCGAGAAATCAAGGTTTCTGGGCGCCGGGTTATGGATATGGTTATGGTGGTGGTTATTATCTTCCCGATTATAATGGCTACCATAGTGGCTATGATGATATGTACACCAATTATGATTATGCCGGATACGACGGCTATGATAACATGGGCTATGGACCCAAACCACGAGGAAATGGTCCGGGACCGCGTCAGTTTCAGAGACATCAACCATACTAA